Proteins encoded within one genomic window of Oryza brachyantha chromosome 7, ObraRS2, whole genome shotgun sequence:
- the LOC102720896 gene encoding 4-alpha-glucanotransferase DPE1, chloroplastic/amyloplastic encodes MAPSTCDRANVPEGPLSPTLPLPLPLPHLALPFPARRLLPARARPRRIPCRAAMAVAPDKEEVAAVAAALDKVAVAPPAPAAPDRAAVAAVGVGEELPEGYDQMMPTVEDARWRRRAGVLLHPTSLRGPHGIGDLGGEALAFLDWLHGAGCTLWQVLPLVPPGRKSGEDGSPYSGEDANCGNTLLISLEELVKDGLLMEHELPDPLDVEYVEFDTVANLKEPLIAKAAERLLQNHGELRTQYDCFKKNPNISGWLEDAALFAAIDRSVDALSWYEWPDPLKNRHLGALEDIYQKQKDFIEIFMAQQFLFQRQWQRIRKHAQKLGISIMGDMPIYVGYHSADVWANRKSFLLDKNGFPTFVSGVPPDAFSETGQLWNSPLYDWKAMEEGGFQWWIKRINRALDLYDEFRIDHFRGLAGFWAVPSESKVALVGSWRAGPRNAFFDALFKAVGRINIIAEDLGVITEDVVDLRKSIGAPGMAVLQFAFGGGSDNPHLPHNHEFDQVVYTGTHDNDTILGWWQSIPEGEQQTVFKYLPEANRTDISWALITAALSSVARTSMVTMQDILGLGSSARMNTPATQKGNWRWRIPNSVSFDGLSPEAAKLKELLALYNRL; translated from the exons ATGGCACCGTCCACGTGCGACCGCGCGAACGTACCAGAGGGGCCCCTGTCCC ctaccctccccctccctctccctctcccgcacCTCGCCCTGCCCTTCCCCGCccgccgtctcctccccgcgcgAGCGCGTCCTCGTCGGATCCCCTGCCGCGCCGCGATGGCGGTGGCTCCGGacaaggaggaggtggcggccgTTGCTGCCGCTCTGGAcaaggtggcggtggcgccgccggcgcctgcGGCTCCGGacagggcggcggtggctgcggTGGGCGTCGGGGAGGAGCTCCCCGAGGGGTACGACCAGATGATGCCGACCGTGGAGGAcgcgaggtggcggcggcgagccggggTGCTGCTCCACCCGACGTCGCTGCGCGGCCCGCACGGCATcggcgacctcggcggcgaggcgctcgCCTTCCTCGACTGGCTCCACGGCGCCGGCTGCACGCTCTGGCAG GTTCTTCCACTTGTTCCACCGGGAAGGAAGTCTGGGGAGGATGGCTCTCCATATTCAGGAGAG GATGCAAACTGCGGTAACACCCTCTTGATTTCTCTTGAAGAGCTTGTAAAAGATGGGTTGTTGATGGAGCATGAATTACCTGACCCCTT GGATGTGGAGTATGTTGAATTTGATACCGTCGCCAATCTGAAAGAACCTCTTATAGCGAAG GCTGCAGAGAGGCTCCTGCAGAACCATGGAGAGCTCAGAACTCAATATGACTGCTtcaagaaaaatccaaatatttCAG GTTGGCTTGAAGATGCTGCACTTTTTGCTGCTATTGACAGAAGTGTTGATGCATTATCCTGGTATGAGTGGCCTGATCCTCTGAAAAATCGACATCTTGGGGCCTTGGAAGATATATATCAAAAGCAGAAGGATTTT ATAGAGATATTTATGGCTCAACAATTCTTATTTCAAAGGCAGTGGCAGCGAATTCGTAAACATGCACAGAAGCTGGGTATCAGTATAATGGGTGACATGCCCATATATGTTGGTTACCACAGTGCAGATGTTTGGGCAAACAGGAAATCGTTTTTGCTG GACAAGAACGGTTTTCCCACTTTTGTTAGTGGTGTTCCACCTGATGCATTTAGTGAAACTGGTCAGCTTTGGAACAG TCCATTGTACGACTGGAAAGCTATGGAAGAAGGTGGGTTTCAATGGTGGATAAAAAGGATTAACCGTGCTCTTGATTTGTATGATGAGTTTCGTATAGACCATTTCCGGGGGCTTGCAGGTTTTTGGGCAGTTCCTTCTG AATCAAAAGTAGCGCTGGTTGGAAGCTGGAGG GCTGGACCGAGGAATGCATTTTTTGATGCACTCTTCAAAGCTGTTGGtagaataaatataatagCAGAAGACCTG GGGGTGATAACAGAAGATGTCGTTGACCTAAGGAAGTCTATTGGAGCTCCAGGAATGGCAGTTCTTCAGTTTG CTTTTGGTGGTGGTTCTGACAATCCACACTTGCCCCATAACCACGAATTTGATCAAGTAGTATACACTGGAACACATGACAATGACACG ATTCTTGGTTGGTGGCAGAGTATACCAGAGGGAGAGCAGCAAACT GTGTTCAAGTATCTACCTGAGGCCAACAGGACTGATATCTCATGGGCACTGATCACTGCTGCCCTTTCTTCAGTTGCAAGGACATCCATGGTCACCATGCAAGACATTCTTGGCCTCGGCAGTTCTGCTAGAATGAATACTCCAGCTACACAG AAAGGGAATTGGAGATGGCGGATCCCGAACTCTGTCAGCTTTGATGGCCTCAGCCCTGAAGCGGCGAAATTGAAGGAATTGCTTGCACTGTACAACCGGCTCTAA
- the LOC102721183 gene encoding transcription factor MYB124-like isoform X1 yields MATGPDLSSPAAAAEAPPSSSSASAKKDRHIVSWSAEEDDVLRTQIALHGTDNWTIIAAQYKDKTARQCRRRWYNYLNSECKKGGWSHEEDLLLCEAQKVLGNKWTEIAKVVSGRTDNAVKNRFSTLCKRRAKDDDLFKENGQSCSSANAKRVLAQTECHTSGAAAPPIKQMRACNSDFKENIVPNMRLLGQDKSTQQDSRQPLATVCQNKHGDVNMMDTQNLVAKTAAKQLFGGEQNCVKREGNFLNKDDPKIATLLQQADLLCSLATKINTENTSQSMDEAWQQLQHHLDKKDDNDMSESSMSGMASLLEDLDDLIVDPYENEEEDDQKLREQTEQIDVQNEQNPSQTSMEVTSEMTPNNKMEDCLNDKNMEDNNMEPCPAEAGADIPTSENLNEATIEDSLLHCVEYSSPLHIIIHAKADADIAASENLSEVLEQCIKSVSPAHTTTQAEADTETPASEKSCEAIKCNKPLCMEFTSPAHTVPTFLPYADDMPTPNFTASERNFLLSVLELTSPGSRPDTSQQPSCKRALLNSL; encoded by the exons ATGGCGACCGGACCCGATCTGAGctcacccgccgccgccgccgaagcgccgccttcgtcgtcgtcggcgtcggccaaGAAGGACCGCCACATCGTGAGTTGGAGCGCCGAG GAGGATGATGTGCTTCGTACTCAAATTGCTCTTCATGGAACTGATAA TTGGACAATTATAGCGGCACAATACAAGGACAAGACGGCCAGACAATGCAGGAGAAG ATGGTACAATTATTTGAACTCAGAGTGCAAGAAAGGAGGGTGGTCCCATGAAGAGGACTTGCTATTGTGTGAG GCTCAAAAGGTTCTTGGGAACAAATGGACTGAAATAGCAAAGGTTGTCTCAGGCAG AACCGATAATGCAGTGAAGAATCGGTTTTCCACTCTATGCAAAAGACGGGCTAAGGATGATGACCTATTCAAGGAAAATGGACAATCATGTTCCAGTGCAAATGCAAAGAGGGTATTGGCACAAACTGAGTGCCACACGTCTGGTGCAGCCGCACCACCTATTAAGCAGATGAG GGCATGTAATTCAGATTTCAAGGAGAATATTGTACCGAATATGAGATTACTTGGACAGGACAAGAGCACACAACAAGATTCTCGACAGCCTCTTGCAACTGTTTGTCAAAATAAACATGGTGATGTGAATATGATGGATACCCAAAATCTTGTTGCTAAAACTGCAGCAAAACAATTATTTGGCGGGGAACAGAACT GTGTTAAGCGTGAGggtaattttttgaacaagGACGATCCAAAAATTGCTACTTTATTGCAGCAAGCCGACTTGCTTTGCTCCCtagcaacaaaaataaatactgaaAACACAAGCCAAAGTATGGACGAAGCTTGGCAG CAACTACAGCATCATTTGGATAAGAAAGATGATAATGACATGTCAGAGAGCAGTATGTCCGGAATGGCTTCGCTGCTAGAGGATCTTGATGATTTAATTGTAGACCCCTATGAGAATGAAGAGGAAGATGATCAGAAGTTAAG GGAGCAGACCGAACAGATTGATGTGCAGAATGAGCAAAATCCATCACAAACTAGCATGGAAGTTACATCAGAAATGACCCCCAACAATAAAATGGAGGATTGCCTAAATGATAAGAACATGGAAGATAACAATATGGAACCTTGCCCAG CTGAAGCAGGTGCAGATATACCAACATCTGAAAACTTGAACGAGGCTACTATTGAGGATAGCTTGCTTCACTGTGTGGAATACAGCTCTCCATTACACATAATTATTCATGCTAAAGCAGATGCAGATATAGCAGCATCAGAGAACCTTAGCGAGGTTCTTGAACAATGTATCAAATCTGTCTCCCCTGCTCACACAACTACCCAAGCTGAAGCAGATACAGAAACACCAGCATCTGAGAAGTCATGCGAGGCTATCAAATGTAACAAACCTCTATGCATGGAATTCACTTCGCCTGCTCATACAGTTCCAACATTCCTGCCGTACGCGGATGATATGCCCACTCCAAATTTTACTGCCAGT GAGAGGAATTTTTTGCTGTCTGTGCTTGAGTTGACCTCTCCGGGGTCGAGGCCAGACACTTCTCAGCAGCCTTCTTGCAAAAGGGCTCTCCTTAATAGCCTATGA
- the LOC102721183 gene encoding transcription factor MYB124-like isoform X2, whose product MATGPDLSSPAAAAEAPPSSSSASAKKDRHIVSWSAEEDDVLRTQIALHGTDNWTIIAAQYKDKTARQCRRRWYNYLNSECKKGGWSHEEDLLLCEAQKVLGNKWTEIAKVVSGRTDNAVKNRFSTLCKRRAKDDDLFKENGQSCSSANAKRVLAQTECHTSGAAAPPIKQMRACNSDFKENIVPNMRLLGQDKSTQQDSRQPLATVCQNKHGDVNMMDTQNLVAKTAAKQLFGGEQNCVKREGNFLNKDDPKIATLLQQADLLCSLATKINTENTSQSMDEAWQQLQHHLDKKDDNDMSESSMSGMASLLEDLDDLIVDPYENEEEDDQKLREQTEQIDVQNEQNPSQTSMEVTSEMTPNNKMEDCLNDKNMEDNNMEPCPAGADIPTSENLNEATIEDSLLHCVEYSSPLHIIIHAKADADIAASENLSEVLEQCIKSVSPAHTTTQAEADTETPASEKSCEAIKCNKPLCMEFTSPAHTVPTFLPYADDMPTPNFTASERNFLLSVLELTSPGSRPDTSQQPSCKRALLNSL is encoded by the exons ATGGCGACCGGACCCGATCTGAGctcacccgccgccgccgccgaagcgccgccttcgtcgtcgtcggcgtcggccaaGAAGGACCGCCACATCGTGAGTTGGAGCGCCGAG GAGGATGATGTGCTTCGTACTCAAATTGCTCTTCATGGAACTGATAA TTGGACAATTATAGCGGCACAATACAAGGACAAGACGGCCAGACAATGCAGGAGAAG ATGGTACAATTATTTGAACTCAGAGTGCAAGAAAGGAGGGTGGTCCCATGAAGAGGACTTGCTATTGTGTGAG GCTCAAAAGGTTCTTGGGAACAAATGGACTGAAATAGCAAAGGTTGTCTCAGGCAG AACCGATAATGCAGTGAAGAATCGGTTTTCCACTCTATGCAAAAGACGGGCTAAGGATGATGACCTATTCAAGGAAAATGGACAATCATGTTCCAGTGCAAATGCAAAGAGGGTATTGGCACAAACTGAGTGCCACACGTCTGGTGCAGCCGCACCACCTATTAAGCAGATGAG GGCATGTAATTCAGATTTCAAGGAGAATATTGTACCGAATATGAGATTACTTGGACAGGACAAGAGCACACAACAAGATTCTCGACAGCCTCTTGCAACTGTTTGTCAAAATAAACATGGTGATGTGAATATGATGGATACCCAAAATCTTGTTGCTAAAACTGCAGCAAAACAATTATTTGGCGGGGAACAGAACT GTGTTAAGCGTGAGggtaattttttgaacaagGACGATCCAAAAATTGCTACTTTATTGCAGCAAGCCGACTTGCTTTGCTCCCtagcaacaaaaataaatactgaaAACACAAGCCAAAGTATGGACGAAGCTTGGCAG CAACTACAGCATCATTTGGATAAGAAAGATGATAATGACATGTCAGAGAGCAGTATGTCCGGAATGGCTTCGCTGCTAGAGGATCTTGATGATTTAATTGTAGACCCCTATGAGAATGAAGAGGAAGATGATCAGAAGTTAAG GGAGCAGACCGAACAGATTGATGTGCAGAATGAGCAAAATCCATCACAAACTAGCATGGAAGTTACATCAGAAATGACCCCCAACAATAAAATGGAGGATTGCCTAAATGATAAGAACATGGAAGATAACAATATGGAACCTTGCCCAG CAGGTGCAGATATACCAACATCTGAAAACTTGAACGAGGCTACTATTGAGGATAGCTTGCTTCACTGTGTGGAATACAGCTCTCCATTACACATAATTATTCATGCTAAAGCAGATGCAGATATAGCAGCATCAGAGAACCTTAGCGAGGTTCTTGAACAATGTATCAAATCTGTCTCCCCTGCTCACACAACTACCCAAGCTGAAGCAGATACAGAAACACCAGCATCTGAGAAGTCATGCGAGGCTATCAAATGTAACAAACCTCTATGCATGGAATTCACTTCGCCTGCTCATACAGTTCCAACATTCCTGCCGTACGCGGATGATATGCCCACTCCAAATTTTACTGCCAGT GAGAGGAATTTTTTGCTGTCTGTGCTTGAGTTGACCTCTCCGGGGTCGAGGCCAGACACTTCTCAGCAGCCTTCTTGCAAAAGGGCTCTCCTTAATAGCCTATGA
- the LOC102721183 gene encoding transcription factor MYB124-like isoform X3, translating to MATGPDLSSPAAAAEAPPSSSSASAKKDRHIVSWSAEEDDVLRTQIALHGTDNWTIIAAQYKDKTARQCRRRWYNYLNSECKKGGWSHEEDLLLCEAQKVLGNKWTEIAKVVSGRTDNAVKNRFSTLCKRRAKDDDLFKENGQSCSSANAKRVLAQTECHTSGAAAPPIKQMRACNSDFKENIVPNMRLLGQDKSTQQDSRQPLATVCQNKHGDVNMMDTQNLVAKTAAKQLFGGEQNCVKREGNFLNKDDPKIATLLQQADLLCSLATKINTENTSQSMDEAWQQLQHHLDKKDDNDMSESSMSGMASLLEDLDDLIVDPYENEEEDDQKLREQTEQIDVQNEQNPSQTSMEVTSEMTPNNKMEDCLNDKNMEDNNMEPCPGADIPTSENLNEATIEDSLLHCVEYSSPLHIIIHAKADADIAASENLSEVLEQCIKSVSPAHTTTQAEADTETPASEKSCEAIKCNKPLCMEFTSPAHTVPTFLPYADDMPTPNFTASERNFLLSVLELTSPGSRPDTSQQPSCKRALLNSL from the exons ATGGCGACCGGACCCGATCTGAGctcacccgccgccgccgccgaagcgccgccttcgtcgtcgtcggcgtcggccaaGAAGGACCGCCACATCGTGAGTTGGAGCGCCGAG GAGGATGATGTGCTTCGTACTCAAATTGCTCTTCATGGAACTGATAA TTGGACAATTATAGCGGCACAATACAAGGACAAGACGGCCAGACAATGCAGGAGAAG ATGGTACAATTATTTGAACTCAGAGTGCAAGAAAGGAGGGTGGTCCCATGAAGAGGACTTGCTATTGTGTGAG GCTCAAAAGGTTCTTGGGAACAAATGGACTGAAATAGCAAAGGTTGTCTCAGGCAG AACCGATAATGCAGTGAAGAATCGGTTTTCCACTCTATGCAAAAGACGGGCTAAGGATGATGACCTATTCAAGGAAAATGGACAATCATGTTCCAGTGCAAATGCAAAGAGGGTATTGGCACAAACTGAGTGCCACACGTCTGGTGCAGCCGCACCACCTATTAAGCAGATGAG GGCATGTAATTCAGATTTCAAGGAGAATATTGTACCGAATATGAGATTACTTGGACAGGACAAGAGCACACAACAAGATTCTCGACAGCCTCTTGCAACTGTTTGTCAAAATAAACATGGTGATGTGAATATGATGGATACCCAAAATCTTGTTGCTAAAACTGCAGCAAAACAATTATTTGGCGGGGAACAGAACT GTGTTAAGCGTGAGggtaattttttgaacaagGACGATCCAAAAATTGCTACTTTATTGCAGCAAGCCGACTTGCTTTGCTCCCtagcaacaaaaataaatactgaaAACACAAGCCAAAGTATGGACGAAGCTTGGCAG CAACTACAGCATCATTTGGATAAGAAAGATGATAATGACATGTCAGAGAGCAGTATGTCCGGAATGGCTTCGCTGCTAGAGGATCTTGATGATTTAATTGTAGACCCCTATGAGAATGAAGAGGAAGATGATCAGAAGTTAAG GGAGCAGACCGAACAGATTGATGTGCAGAATGAGCAAAATCCATCACAAACTAGCATGGAAGTTACATCAGAAATGACCCCCAACAATAAAATGGAGGATTGCCTAAATGATAAGAACATGGAAGATAACAATATGGAACCTTGCCCAG GTGCAGATATACCAACATCTGAAAACTTGAACGAGGCTACTATTGAGGATAGCTTGCTTCACTGTGTGGAATACAGCTCTCCATTACACATAATTATTCATGCTAAAGCAGATGCAGATATAGCAGCATCAGAGAACCTTAGCGAGGTTCTTGAACAATGTATCAAATCTGTCTCCCCTGCTCACACAACTACCCAAGCTGAAGCAGATACAGAAACACCAGCATCTGAGAAGTCATGCGAGGCTATCAAATGTAACAAACCTCTATGCATGGAATTCACTTCGCCTGCTCATACAGTTCCAACATTCCTGCCGTACGCGGATGATATGCCCACTCCAAATTTTACTGCCAGT GAGAGGAATTTTTTGCTGTCTGTGCTTGAGTTGACCTCTCCGGGGTCGAGGCCAGACACTTCTCAGCAGCCTTCTTGCAAAAGGGCTCTCCTTAATAGCCTATGA
- the LOC102720617 gene encoding uncharacterized protein LOC102720617: MDLDFVAAFPGSRWMAESAVRRRQQRRLSSPSLRAHLTPAFDAVAAGADGMSAYSGSASSSSGGLDLGFDDSLLRYRRACFSATADLGPRVFVYSPQSGPVYQVSTGGDVGAAGGCRYDSKRQAAGQTGAPGFQDFNDIDSLISPWQPCADDTTATARGICNKTLAVPRPREDTVVQATKAEPSTPKPEVTTLSAQPASAQAEPFEEDEELILKTLYGQSNRRRLPVFISICPE; encoded by the exons ATGGACCTCGATTTCGTCGCCGCCTTTCCCGGAAGCAGGTGGATGGCCGAgtcggcggtgcggcggcggcagcagcggcggttgtcgtcgccgtcgctgaggGCCCACCTCACGCCGGCcttcgacgccgtcgccgccggcgcggacgGTATGTCCGCGTACTCCGGCtctgcgtcgtcgtcgtctggCGGGTTGGACCTCGGGTTCGACGACTCACTCCTCCGCTACCGCCGCGCCTGCTTCTCCGCGACCGCCGACCTTGGCCCGCGCGTCTTCGTCTACTCGCCGCAGTCGGGGCCGGTGTACCAGGTGTCGACGGGCGGTGACGTGGGGGCTGCTGGAGGTTGCCGATATGACTCCAAGCGACAG GCGGCTGGGCAGACTGGTGCTCCAGGTTTCCAGGACTTCAACGACATCGATTCTCTCATCTCCCCATGGCAGCCCTGTGCCGATGATACTACTGCCACAGCTCGAGGCATCTGCAACAAGACACTTGCTGTCCCCCGACCACGGGAAGATACTGTCGTCCAAGCAACCAAGGCAGAGCCTTCAACACCAAAACCTGAAGTAACAACACTTTCCGCTCAGCCTGCATCTGCGCAGGCAGAGCCATTCGAGGAGGACGAAGAGTTGATACTTAAAACTCTTTATGGTCAAAGCAATCGACGAAGGCTGCCCGTCTTCATAAGCATCTGCCCCGAATAA
- the LOC121054967 gene encoding uncharacterized protein LOC121054967 isoform X1, with the protein MAGGSGSNGGRTRNGAAASTEAASGGTATTVAALVVLLAVASLLVLLLSPTPVAMRADGDGVGVPHEPVELAFGLAGHESWLDAVRAWAKLALLKLRPPEPRYDLRSPASVKKAARESLEMGKQAVEHAAESAAETLGKTTVKLKRKVSPPPGRHLDGDL; encoded by the exons ATGGCGGGCGGCTCAGGGAGCAACGGCGGGAGAACGAGGAacggcgccgcggcgtcgacggaggcggcgagcggcggcacggccaccaccgtcgcggccctcgtcgtcctcctcgccgtggcCTCGCTCCTCGTGCTCCtgctgtcgccgacgccggtGGCGATgcgcgccgacggcgacggcgtcggcgtcccCCACGAGCCGGTGGAGCTGGCCTTCGGCCTGGCCGGGCACGAGAGCTGGCTCGACGCCGTCCGCGCCTGGGCGAAGCTGGCGCTGCTGAAGCtccggccgccggagccgcg GTACGATCTGCGGAGCCCGGCGTCGGTGAAGAAGGCGGCCAGGGAGAGCCTGGAGATGGGCAAGCAGGCGGTGGAGCACGCCgcggagtcggcggcggagacgcTGGGGAAGACCACGGTGAAGCTCAAGAGGAaggtgtcgccgccgccggggcggcACCTCGACGGAGACCTGTGA
- the LOC121054967 gene encoding uncharacterized protein LOC121054967 isoform X2, with protein MAGGSGSNGGRTRNGAAASTEAASGGTATTVAALVVLLAVASLLVLLLSPTPVAMRADGDGVGVPHEPVELAFGLAGHESWLDAVRAWAKLALLKLRPPEPRGKVAWCCSRNGATAEMCVLTAACVCQGTICGARRR; from the exons ATGGCGGGCGGCTCAGGGAGCAACGGCGGGAGAACGAGGAacggcgccgcggcgtcgacggaggcggcgagcggcggcacggccaccaccgtcgcggccctcgtcgtcctcctcgccgtggcCTCGCTCCTCGTGCTCCtgctgtcgccgacgccggtGGCGATgcgcgccgacggcgacggcgtcggcgtcccCCACGAGCCGGTGGAGCTGGCCTTCGGCCTGGCCGGGCACGAGAGCTGGCTCGACGCCGTCCGCGCCTGGGCGAAGCTGGCGCTGCTGAAGCtccggccgccggagccgcg TGGCAAGGTCGCGTGGTGCTGTTCGAGGAACGGCGCGACGGCCGAGATGTGTGTTCTCACGGCGGCGTGTGTGTGCCAAGGTACGATCTGCGGAGCCCGGCGTCGGTGA
- the LOC121055022 gene encoding uncharacterized protein LOC121055022 — translation MPHRRRHSADPAVSEDVVEAPSPRPSSAGCYTFLLRSSSRRGGYRRLDSPAAAADVIRVEVGTGKGERSVFHVDPAVLEAGPVRRLLAAAGRRTPGGAVAVAVDALLFEHLLWLQASRNNGLLGNDNDDDDDSAAADLSEIVEFYSQDDVDGDAGHHGL, via the coding sequence atgccccaccgccgccgccactccgCGGATCCCGCCGTCTCCGAGGACGTGGTGGAGGCCCCGTCTCCGcggccgtcctccgccggctGCTACaccttcctcctccgctcctCGTCCCGCCGCGGCGGGTACCGCCGCCTCGacagcccggcggcggcggcggacgtgATCAGGGTGGAGGTGGGGacggggaagggggagaggagcGTGTTCCACGTGGACCCGGCGGTCCTCGAGGCCGGGCCGGTGCGGCGCCTCCTCGCGGCTGCCGGGCGACGGACccccggcggcgcggtggcggtggccgtgGACGCGCTGCTGTTCGAGCACCTGCTGTGGCTGCAGGCGTCCCGGAACAATGGGCTGCTCGGCaacgacaacgacgacgacgacgactcagccgccgccgacctgTCGGAGATCGTCGAGTTCTACTCGCaggacgacgtcgacggcgatgcCGGCCACCACGGGTTGTAA